A part of Actinobaculum sp. 313 genomic DNA contains:
- a CDS encoding ABC transporter substrate-binding protein, whose protein sequence is MQRCSSALAILASAALVLTACSGSDTENTTTDSSGPTVNVEDLDLPDLSGQTLNVAADWSGAEQENFEAVLDEFERQTGAETVYTSLGNNVATTLGTQIEGGKPPNVALIPQPGLMTQLAQDGSISPLADDVLEEVQANYSDTWLDLGTVDGTSYGVWFKAANKSTIWYNVAAYEDAGVDIPKSWDDFTTTLQTVSDSGVPGLVVGADVGWPLTDWFENVYLRTAGPEMYDQLANHEIPWTDESVKEALTILGELWGNDDIVLAGGSQRTFPDSVTAVFRDTPEGATVYEGDFVAGNITDQTNAVVGEDANFYPFPSIDDSPQSVMGAGNVAVAFDDGEGTQALMKYLASPTAANIWIAKGGFTSPNQNADMALYPDDTSRDIAQQLVDAEVFRFDLSDLTPTAFGGTEGQGFWAEMITFYQNPSDVDGTAQRLEEAAVSAYGG, encoded by the coding sequence ATGCAACGATGCAGCTCAGCGCTCGCGATACTCGCCAGCGCCGCATTAGTACTAACAGCTTGTTCCGGGAGTGACACCGAGAACACCACAACGGACTCCAGCGGCCCCACAGTCAATGTCGAGGATCTGGATCTGCCGGATCTCTCCGGCCAAACCCTCAATGTCGCCGCAGACTGGTCCGGCGCAGAGCAGGAGAACTTCGAGGCCGTTCTCGACGAATTCGAGAGGCAAACAGGAGCGGAGACTGTCTACACATCGCTGGGCAACAACGTCGCCACAACACTCGGTACTCAGATCGAGGGTGGAAAGCCGCCAAATGTGGCGTTGATTCCACAACCCGGGCTCATGACGCAGCTAGCCCAAGACGGTTCGATCTCCCCGCTCGCGGATGATGTCCTTGAGGAAGTACAGGCCAACTATTCGGATACGTGGCTCGACCTCGGTACCGTCGACGGCACCTCATATGGAGTCTGGTTCAAGGCCGCCAACAAATCGACCATCTGGTACAACGTCGCCGCCTACGAGGATGCTGGAGTCGACATTCCCAAGAGCTGGGACGACTTCACCACGACCCTGCAGACGGTTTCCGACTCGGGTGTTCCCGGCCTCGTTGTCGGAGCCGACGTCGGATGGCCGTTGACGGACTGGTTTGAAAACGTCTATCTACGTACTGCCGGTCCCGAAATGTACGACCAGCTGGCCAACCATGAGATTCCTTGGACCGATGAATCGGTGAAGGAGGCGTTGACCATTCTCGGCGAGCTTTGGGGCAATGATGACATTGTTCTGGCCGGCGGATCACAGCGCACATTCCCGGATTCTGTCACCGCAGTTTTCCGCGATACCCCGGAGGGCGCGACTGTCTACGAGGGCGACTTCGTCGCCGGTAACATCACCGACCAGACGAACGCCGTCGTCGGTGAGGACGCAAACTTCTATCCGTTCCCGTCTATCGACGACTCCCCACAGTCCGTTATGGGAGCCGGAAATGTCGCCGTCGCCTTCGACGACGGCGAGGGCACACAGGCACTGATGAAGTACCTGGCGTCCCCAACCGCTGCGAATATTTGGATTGCCAAGGGTGGGTTCACGTCACCGAACCAAAACGCTGACATGGCTCTTTACCCCGATGACACCTCACGAGACATCGCTCAGCAACTGGTAGACGCGGAAGTCTTCCGCTTCGATCTCTCCGACCTCACACCCACGGCCTTCGGTGGGACCGAAGGCCAGGGCTTCTGGGCTGAAATGATTACCTTCTACCAGAACCCATCCGACGTTGACGGAACCGCGCAACGCCTTGAGGAAGCGGCCGTCAGCGCCTACGGCGGATAA
- a CDS encoding LD-carboxypeptidase, whose protein sequence is MRRLAMTSCSDPLFPWADEHLPTLSSALAAAGYHLDARAVVNAAATQPAERWDPQLRADLLNAAYADEQAVGIVDISGGNLANEVLPYLDWPLISSHPKPLIGYSDLSCVLGAISARTGQHTVLWNLLAGLRRGFDPLNHVLNAVICRPDRVITEPGITASEVLRLPWTGGNLRCFLKLAGTPYWPDVTGSVFLIESLGPSLRSIVGYLAQHSQAGTFHKVRAVAVGQLTRIDEAGQRATALEIIRHYAPGIPVVEVPDVGHSPDCAAVTLGTGIPSHP, encoded by the coding sequence ATGCGTCGTCTTGCTATGACGTCATGTTCCGATCCGTTGTTCCCCTGGGCCGACGAACATTTGCCGACTCTCAGTTCGGCGCTCGCCGCAGCGGGTTATCATCTCGACGCACGCGCCGTCGTGAATGCCGCCGCCACGCAGCCCGCCGAACGCTGGGATCCGCAGTTGCGCGCCGACCTGCTCAACGCTGCCTATGCCGACGAGCAGGCTGTCGGCATCGTCGATATCTCCGGCGGAAATCTGGCCAACGAGGTCCTGCCCTACCTCGATTGGCCCCTCATCTCCAGCCATCCGAAGCCACTGATCGGTTACTCCGATCTTAGTTGTGTGCTCGGCGCCATCTCGGCTCGAACCGGCCAACATACCGTCTTGTGGAATCTCCTGGCCGGACTGCGCCGTGGCTTTGACCCCTTGAACCATGTACTCAACGCGGTGATATGCCGTCCGGACCGAGTGATAACCGAACCGGGCATCACCGCTTCGGAAGTTTTACGACTTCCATGGACGGGAGGGAATCTACGCTGCTTTCTGAAACTAGCGGGTACACCTTACTGGCCCGATGTCACCGGCAGCGTGTTCCTCATCGAGTCTCTCGGCCCTTCCTTGCGAAGTATCGTCGGCTATCTCGCCCAGCATAGCCAGGCGGGAACCTTCCACAAGGTGCGGGCCGTCGCCGTCGGACAGCTCACCCGTATCGACGAAGCCGGACAACGGGCCACGGCACTGGAGATTATCCGCCATTATGCGCCCGGCATACCGGTTGTGGAGGTGCCCGACGTCGGGCATTCCCCAGATTGCGCAGCGGTTACTCTCGGCACCGGTATCCCCTCCCACCCCTGA
- a CDS encoding DMT family transporter has translation MGSLTLALVALVRGLPLTVAPHTPLWAFSGGLLGATALVALILLFPHIGAAGSVILPLIGKIAAGVLIDSQGWFESLVRAMSLPRLLGVLAVLLGIYLAIIGPTQGWHRRRVGDKASTRTGETTLTSKARSTITPVYFLLGAGVGVLSAVQTAVNGRLTVAMGSSISSGLVSYSTSTVFLLLLLIALRWRPRRIPLTPWWMWLGGPLGAAFVVGLASAAPVIGTGPAILVALCGQITASVAIDHFGWFSTKVSPLTVERLCGAALVAVGMWAYSLL, from the coding sequence GTGGGCTCGCTGACGCTCGCGCTCGTCGCCCTAGTTCGTGGTCTTCCCCTCACGGTCGCACCGCATACGCCGCTATGGGCTTTCTCCGGCGGCCTGCTCGGTGCCACCGCACTTGTCGCGCTGATACTGCTTTTCCCCCACATTGGCGCCGCCGGTTCGGTCATCCTGCCGCTAATTGGGAAGATCGCAGCTGGCGTCCTCATAGATTCTCAAGGTTGGTTCGAATCCCTGGTACGCGCAATGTCGCTGCCACGCCTCCTCGGCGTCCTCGCGGTGCTGCTCGGCATTTACCTCGCGATTATCGGGCCGACGCAAGGGTGGCACCGACGTCGCGTCGGCGATAAGGCGTCCACTCGCACCGGCGAAACGACACTCACCTCCAAAGCACGCAGCACAATCACACCTGTTTATTTTCTACTCGGAGCAGGCGTCGGCGTGCTGTCCGCCGTGCAAACAGCGGTTAATGGCCGCCTCACCGTGGCCATGGGATCGTCGATCTCATCGGGCCTGGTCTCCTACTCCACCTCCACGGTTTTCCTTCTCCTGCTGCTGATTGCACTGCGCTGGCGGCCACGCCGGATACCGCTTACGCCATGGTGGATGTGGTTGGGAGGCCCGCTCGGCGCCGCATTCGTAGTGGGCCTGGCCAGTGCAGCTCCGGTTATCGGCACCGGACCGGCGATCCTTGTCGCGCTGTGCGGCCAGATCACCGCCTCGGTTGCCATAGACCACTTCGGCTGGTTCAGCACGAAAGTCTCCCCACTCACTGTGGAGAGGCTCTGTGGTGCCGCACTGGTAGCCGTAGGCATGTGGGCCTACTCCTTGCTGTGA
- a CDS encoding glycosyltransferase family 4 protein — MPYEELAAHYSLGDIFAMPCRTRGGGLDIEGLGIVYLEAYAAGLPAISGDSGGAPEAVLPGKTGLVASGHSVEASIAALCYLLEDPDRAKAMGRAGKEWLDQAWRWDILARPLLEELS, encoded by the coding sequence GTGCCTTACGAGGAACTTGCTGCCCACTACAGTTTGGGAGATATCTTCGCCATGCCGTGCCGCACACGTGGCGGGGGCTTGGACATCGAAGGACTCGGAATTGTGTATCTAGAGGCCTACGCCGCCGGACTTCCCGCGATCAGCGGAGATTCCGGCGGTGCTCCCGAGGCTGTTCTTCCCGGAAAAACAGGCCTGGTTGCTTCCGGCCATAGTGTCGAGGCCAGCATCGCCGCTCTGTGTTATCTACTTGAAGACCCGGATCGCGCCAAGGCGATGGGCCGCGCCGGTAAGGAGTGGTTGGATCAGGCTTGGCGCTGGGATATCCTCGCTCGCCCCTTACTGGAAGAGCTCTCGTGA
- a CDS encoding glycosyltransferase family 4 protein, translated as MQTYLEGFARLLDPEQFVVYCSSPPGGGAEEYDGAQPWRTYRYPGTMMLPTPRVRREMQRIIREHSVDNVWFGASTPLGIMGEAARDAGATHIIATTHGHEIGWSMLPGARQFLRRILTHADTVTYLTEATLRRLRGCLGDVHRVRLPGGIDPEAFAFSATWRTALRERYGIADDAPVVVCISRLVERKGQDTLIAAWPQVCARFPRAQLVIVGKGPYEARLRELAATSPAADAITFTGRCLTRNLLPTTVWEISSPCRAAHVAGAWTSKDSELCI; from the coding sequence ATCCAGACGTACCTTGAAGGCTTTGCTCGGCTACTCGATCCCGAGCAGTTCGTCGTCTATTGTTCCAGCCCGCCCGGCGGAGGCGCCGAAGAATACGACGGCGCCCAGCCGTGGCGCACCTACCGTTACCCCGGCACCATGATGCTCCCCACACCGCGGGTGCGGCGCGAAATGCAGCGCATTATCCGCGAGCATTCGGTGGACAACGTCTGGTTCGGAGCGTCAACGCCGCTGGGAATCATGGGCGAGGCCGCCCGAGACGCCGGAGCCACGCATATTATCGCGACCACGCACGGACATGAAATCGGTTGGTCCATGCTGCCCGGAGCACGCCAATTTCTGCGCCGCATCCTCACTCATGCCGATACCGTCACCTATCTCACCGAGGCAACCCTGCGCCGTTTACGCGGCTGCCTGGGCGATGTCCACCGCGTGCGCCTACCCGGTGGAATCGACCCCGAGGCTTTTGCATTCTCCGCCACCTGGCGCACTGCTCTGCGTGAGCGCTATGGGATTGCCGATGACGCGCCCGTCGTGGTGTGCATCTCCCGCCTGGTCGAGCGCAAAGGGCAGGACACACTCATCGCGGCTTGGCCGCAGGTATGCGCCCGCTTCCCGAGAGCACAGCTGGTCATCGTCGGAAAAGGTCCCTACGAGGCTCGTCTGCGGGAGCTCGCTGCCACCTCTCCTGCCGCGGATGCCATTACCTTCACCGGGAGGTGCCTTACGAGGAACTTGCTGCCCACTACAGTTTGGGAGATATCTTCGCCATGCCGTGCCGCACACGTGGCGGGGGCTTGGACATCGAAGGACTCGGAATTGTGTATCTAG
- a CDS encoding IclR family transcriptional regulator, which yields MDSSKPSSNSAVDGDLKAGAAEGSGVGVLDKAASVLSALESGPQTLAQLVTATHLARPTAHRLAVALEYHRMVARDMQGRFVLGPRLAELASAAGEDRLLAAAGPILTALRDHTGESAQLFRHQGEQRVCVAAAERAMGLRDSIPVGATLSMKAGSAAQVLLAWEEPDRLHRGLHGASYTATNLSAVRRRGWAQSVGEREPGVASISAPVRGPSGRVIAAVSISGPIERMGRQPGRQHAAAVVTAANRLSDVLQTTEGLEMPDEDHD from the coding sequence ATGGACAGTTCGAAACCGTCATCCAATTCTGCGGTCGATGGTGACCTCAAGGCAGGCGCGGCCGAAGGAAGCGGCGTCGGTGTACTTGACAAAGCTGCCTCCGTACTCAGTGCACTTGAGTCGGGTCCGCAGACCTTGGCGCAGCTCGTCACCGCAACCCATCTGGCACGACCGACAGCGCATCGCCTCGCGGTAGCACTGGAGTATCACCGCATGGTGGCTCGCGACATGCAGGGACGATTCGTCCTCGGTCCCCGCCTGGCCGAGCTGGCATCAGCAGCTGGTGAGGACCGCCTTCTGGCTGCTGCCGGCCCGATACTCACGGCATTGCGCGATCACACCGGCGAATCGGCGCAGTTATTCCGGCATCAAGGCGAACAACGGGTGTGTGTAGCCGCAGCCGAACGCGCCATGGGCTTACGTGATTCCATCCCGGTAGGTGCAACGTTGTCCATGAAGGCAGGTTCGGCCGCGCAGGTGCTGCTGGCCTGGGAGGAGCCGGACCGTTTACACCGGGGCCTGCACGGAGCAAGCTACACCGCCACCAATCTGTCAGCCGTACGACGTCGTGGCTGGGCGCAGTCCGTTGGCGAACGCGAACCCGGAGTTGCCTCCATCTCCGCACCCGTGCGCGGACCATCCGGCCGAGTCATCGCCGCCGTCTCGATATCCGGCCCAATTGAGCGAATGGGTCGCCAGCCGGGGCGCCAACATGCGGCTGCCGTGGTCACTGCCGCGAATCGTCTCAGCGATGTCCTGCAGACCACGGAAGGCCTTGAAATGCCCGACGAGGACCACGACTGA
- the leuC gene encoding 3-isopropylmalate dehydratase large subunit — MSGTLAEKVWNDHIVKHGENGSPDLLYVDLQLVHEVTSPQAFEGLRLAGRRVRHPEQTIATEDHNTPTVNIDLPIADETSRAQINQLRENCEEFGVPLYSLGNADQGIVHVVGPQLGLTQPGMTIVCGDSHTSTHGAFGALAFGIGTSQVEHVLATQTLPMAPFKTMAVNVSGQLKPGTTAKDIILAIIAKIGTNGAQGHVIEYRGEAIRSLSMEARMTICNMSIEAGARAGMIAPDETTFDYIKGRPNAPENWDEAVAYWRTLISDDDAVFDAVVDLDASELEPFVTWGTNPGQGIPISGVVPEPSDIADETQRRAAESAIEYMGLVPGTPMREIAVDTVFIGSCTNGRIEDLRAVASVIKGRKKAEGLRVLVVPGSARVRLQAEAEGLDRIFLDFGAEWRNAGCSMCLAMNPDKLSPGERSASTSNRNFQGRQGPGGRTHLVSPLVAAATAVKGTFATPADLN; from the coding sequence ATGAGCGGAACCCTCGCAGAAAAGGTTTGGAACGATCATATCGTTAAGCACGGGGAGAACGGTTCCCCGGACTTGCTATATGTCGACCTGCAGCTTGTCCATGAGGTGACAAGCCCGCAAGCCTTCGAAGGGCTACGACTAGCCGGTCGACGCGTTCGTCACCCGGAACAGACGATTGCAACCGAGGACCATAATACTCCAACGGTGAATATCGACCTGCCAATTGCCGACGAGACCTCGCGCGCACAAATCAACCAACTGCGTGAGAACTGCGAGGAATTCGGTGTACCGCTGTACTCGCTAGGTAACGCGGATCAGGGGATTGTGCACGTCGTCGGCCCGCAACTGGGACTCACACAGCCGGGTATGACCATCGTGTGTGGCGACTCGCACACGTCGACGCACGGAGCCTTCGGAGCGCTCGCTTTCGGTATCGGCACTTCGCAGGTCGAGCACGTACTGGCCACGCAGACGCTTCCCATGGCGCCATTTAAGACGATGGCCGTGAACGTGAGCGGCCAGCTTAAGCCGGGAACAACCGCCAAGGACATTATTCTCGCCATCATCGCGAAAATCGGCACCAATGGTGCGCAGGGTCATGTCATTGAGTATCGCGGCGAGGCGATCCGTTCGCTCTCGATGGAAGCGCGGATGACGATTTGCAATATGTCGATTGAGGCGGGAGCCCGGGCCGGCATGATCGCCCCGGACGAGACAACCTTCGACTACATCAAGGGACGTCCCAACGCGCCGGAGAACTGGGACGAGGCAGTCGCGTACTGGCGGACCCTCATTTCCGACGACGACGCTGTGTTCGACGCGGTTGTTGATCTGGATGCATCCGAGTTGGAGCCCTTCGTTACCTGGGGGACCAATCCCGGGCAGGGCATTCCCATCTCCGGCGTCGTACCTGAGCCATCGGATATCGCCGATGAGACCCAGCGGCGGGCGGCGGAGTCGGCCATTGAGTATATGGGCTTGGTTCCGGGCACACCCATGCGCGAGATTGCGGTTGATACGGTGTTCATCGGTTCGTGTACTAACGGTCGAATCGAAGATTTGCGTGCGGTCGCCTCCGTGATCAAGGGACGGAAGAAGGCGGAGGGGCTGCGGGTACTTGTAGTTCCCGGCTCCGCCCGCGTGCGTCTGCAGGCAGAGGCGGAGGGCCTGGATCGGATATTCCTCGATTTCGGCGCGGAATGGCGAAATGCGGGCTGTTCCATGTGCCTGGCCATGAATCCCGATAAGCTCTCGCCGGGTGAACGTTCCGCGTCGACGTCGAACCGTAATTTCCAGGGACGGCAGGGGCCTGGTGGCCGGACGCATTTGGTCTCACCGCTGGTGGCTGCGGCCACCGCAGTGAAAGGTACCTTCGCTACCCCGGCGGATTTGAACTGA
- the leuD gene encoding 3-isopropylmalate dehydratase small subunit, with the protein MEKFTTHTGIGVPLRRSAVDTDQIIPAVYLKRITRTGFDDALFAAWRRDPAFVLNREEYRRGSVLVAGPDFGTGSSREHAVWALKDYGFRAVLAPKFADIFRGNAGKQGLVAGVCTQEDIEQLWKLLENEPGLEVTVDLVERQVRCGAFICDFQLDDYTRWCLMEGLDDIALTLRDEAAITAYEAARPSFKPATLPQKHLPAVEVVSARPVSGDAPLA; encoded by the coding sequence ATGGAGAAGTTCACCACTCATACCGGTATCGGAGTTCCGCTGCGCCGCTCGGCGGTCGATACGGATCAAATCATTCCTGCCGTTTACCTCAAACGTATTACCCGGACCGGGTTCGACGACGCACTATTCGCGGCTTGGCGGCGCGATCCTGCATTCGTGCTCAACCGTGAGGAGTACCGGCGTGGTTCTGTGCTGGTGGCGGGCCCGGATTTCGGCACTGGATCGTCGCGCGAGCACGCGGTGTGGGCGCTGAAGGATTATGGTTTCCGCGCCGTGCTCGCCCCGAAATTCGCGGATATTTTCCGCGGCAATGCGGGCAAGCAGGGCCTAGTGGCCGGGGTGTGTACCCAGGAAGACATTGAGCAACTGTGGAAGCTTCTCGAAAACGAGCCGGGGCTGGAAGTAACTGTGGACCTGGTCGAACGCCAGGTCCGCTGTGGTGCCTTCATCTGCGATTTTCAGCTTGACGATTACACCCGCTGGTGCTTGATGGAAGGGCTGGACGATATCGCGCTGACTCTGCGCGATGAGGCTGCTATCACGGCGTACGAGGCGGCCCGCCCGAGTTTCAAACCCGCGACTCTACCCCAAAAGCACCTTCCCGCAGTTGAAGTGGTCTCCGCGCGCCCGGTGAGTGGAGATGCACCGTTGGCCTAG
- a CDS encoding lysophospholipid acyltransferase family protein, with protein sequence MLKRLRSEARAVDEPSCSALAAVNVAALRGGGVAEDVGLFSRLRTRCAHTRLAWRSRRGQRPGPLVMRLVAPPLVALTHAIQDMRVDGAATLPTGPLLVVANHTCHLDALTVGVALYEAGIAPHFAARADLFRVPVVGWILRRMGQIPVHRSDDGEGDAAAAMTEMAERLQRGECVVVFPEGTFTRDPEKWPMRAKTGAARLALRFPGVPVVGLAHWGNEGLIDPWTGKVAWQRLGRQSSRLDVRFTAPLNLKQFWGSDATYELLTDMTESMMTTITDELALLRSEDPASAGLTPRKRRWDRTIDGDPYRVQNARNKARRRRAERRRARLLLTTGLLGTSAFLRRIRDGRRGN encoded by the coding sequence ATGTTGAAAAGATTGCGGAGTGAGGCACGCGCGGTCGATGAGCCGAGCTGTTCGGCTCTTGCCGCAGTGAATGTGGCGGCGCTGCGGGGAGGAGGAGTGGCCGAGGACGTTGGACTCTTCTCCAGATTGCGGACGCGGTGCGCCCACACACGCCTTGCCTGGCGGTCCCGGCGCGGGCAGCGGCCGGGGCCACTGGTGATGCGCCTTGTCGCGCCACCGTTGGTGGCGCTCACGCATGCCATACAGGATATGCGAGTCGACGGTGCGGCGACGCTCCCTACCGGCCCCCTGTTGGTTGTCGCCAATCACACCTGCCACCTTGATGCGCTCACGGTGGGCGTCGCGCTTTATGAGGCGGGGATCGCCCCGCATTTCGCAGCGCGGGCGGATCTGTTCCGGGTGCCGGTGGTGGGGTGGATTCTGCGGCGAATGGGCCAGATTCCGGTTCACCGTTCCGATGATGGCGAAGGCGATGCAGCTGCCGCTATGACCGAGATGGCCGAGAGGTTGCAACGGGGCGAATGCGTCGTCGTCTTCCCGGAAGGAACCTTCACTCGCGATCCCGAGAAGTGGCCAATGCGGGCAAAAACCGGTGCGGCACGGTTGGCCCTGAGATTCCCGGGTGTGCCGGTGGTAGGTCTCGCCCATTGGGGCAATGAGGGCCTTATCGATCCATGGACAGGGAAAGTGGCCTGGCAAAGGCTTGGGCGGCAATCCTCACGGTTGGATGTGCGTTTCACCGCGCCGTTGAACCTAAAACAGTTCTGGGGGAGTGACGCGACCTATGAGCTGCTCACCGACATGACAGAGTCGATGATGACGACGATCACCGACGAGCTGGCGCTACTGCGGTCCGAGGACCCGGCTTCTGCTGGGCTGACGCCGCGGAAGCGCCGCTGGGACCGGACCATCGACGGTGACCCGTACCGTGTGCAGAACGCCCGTAACAAGGCACGACGTCGTCGAGCCGAACGAAGGAGGGCGCGGCTGCTGCTGACAACCGGACTGTTAGGTACGAGCGCCTTTCTACGTCGTATCCGTGATGGCCGACGCGGGAATTGA
- a CDS encoding D-alanine--D-alanine ligase family protein → MASKKRVALIYGGVSGEHSVSCLTAASVMRAMDPQKYEILPIGIRKDGTWVPGVQDPAVLEAAGPRGEVAASSGEVLLGKQKDNGVAYSVSTVPSDDAHNASSATTTAQTREVNGALATLGGQQCGPVLSELGRIDVAFPLLHGPFGEDGTIQGMLEMTGIPYVGSGVFASAAGMDKHYMKVVLEAAGLPVAPYVLVTARRWRTERDAILQEVEQRLRYPIFVKPARAGSSLGISRVEDASGLAAAVQLAQETDPKVIIEQGVAGREIECAVLGGHGDESARASVLGEIVLDSQWYDYQTKYIQTEGFHMEIPAAVDDDTAARMRAMAIKVFEAFECEGMTRVDFFLTDEGEIVVNEHNTIPGFTAVSMYPILWQKTGLDYSALIDELITLALERPLGLR, encoded by the coding sequence GTGGCATCGAAGAAACGGGTCGCGCTAATTTACGGCGGTGTGTCAGGCGAGCACTCGGTGTCCTGCCTGACTGCGGCTTCCGTGATGCGCGCAATGGACCCGCAGAAGTACGAGATTCTTCCGATCGGTATCCGCAAGGATGGCACCTGGGTTCCCGGTGTACAAGATCCGGCCGTGTTGGAAGCTGCTGGACCGCGCGGCGAGGTTGCCGCTTCAAGCGGCGAAGTATTGCTGGGCAAGCAGAAAGATAACGGTGTCGCCTACTCGGTCAGCACTGTGCCAAGCGATGACGCGCACAACGCGTCCTCTGCCACGACGACGGCGCAGACTAGGGAGGTCAATGGCGCTCTGGCGACGCTGGGCGGACAGCAGTGCGGCCCCGTGCTCAGCGAGTTAGGGCGTATCGATGTCGCCTTCCCACTGCTCCACGGCCCCTTCGGTGAGGATGGCACAATCCAGGGCATGTTGGAAATGACCGGTATTCCGTATGTAGGATCGGGTGTTTTTGCCTCGGCAGCCGGAATGGATAAACACTATATGAAGGTGGTACTGGAAGCGGCGGGCTTGCCGGTGGCGCCTTACGTTCTGGTGACCGCGCGGCGGTGGCGTACGGAGCGTGATGCCATACTCCAGGAAGTCGAACAGCGGTTACGGTATCCCATATTCGTCAAGCCTGCCCGTGCCGGTTCTTCTCTCGGTATCTCACGTGTCGAGGATGCCAGTGGGTTGGCCGCGGCGGTGCAACTGGCACAGGAAACGGATCCCAAGGTCATCATCGAACAGGGTGTGGCTGGCCGCGAGATCGAGTGTGCGGTTCTGGGCGGGCATGGCGATGAGTCGGCTCGAGCCTCCGTACTCGGTGAAATCGTGCTGGACAGCCAGTGGTACGACTACCAGACGAAGTACATTCAGACCGAGGGCTTCCACATGGAGATTCCTGCGGCGGTGGATGACGATACGGCTGCCAGAATGCGGGCGATGGCGATCAAGGTCTTTGAAGCCTTCGAATGCGAAGGCATGACGCGGGTGGACTTCTTCCTCACCGATGAAGGCGAGATCGTCGTCAATGAGCACAACACGATTCCCGGATTCACGGCAGTATCCATGTATCCGATTCTGTGGCAGAAAACCGGACTCGACTATTCCGCACTGATCGACGAACTCATCACGCTCGCATTGGAGCGTCCGCTTGGTCTGCGCTGA
- the thiL gene encoding thiamine-phosphate kinase, whose protein sequence is MALSSGRVRDLCEDDLLAILRKYLPSASGVVVPSGDDSAVLPVPDGRVAVSTDMLVEDVHFRRGWSSGEDVGWRAAMQNLADAVAMGAVPISLVVSLELPGDLPVVWVEGLARGMAAACALCGTGVDGGDLVGGNKVAISVTVLGALEGRDPVLRSAARSGEPLIHAGVLGRAAAGMALLGHGYARRRAAFLDEESLAIDDFLRPKPPLRQALAACRDGAIGAFMDVSDGLLRDARRMAQASGVWLDIESTRLADSIHPLIGIGRRMGMADPWQWALETALSGGEDHGFLGTLRVHAERAWGLNTPTLPDGFTRIGTVREAHDGGLVTVDGREIALTGGWDHFGGA, encoded by the coding sequence GTGGCTCTCAGTAGTGGGCGTGTTCGGGACCTTTGCGAAGATGATCTGCTGGCGATTCTGCGCAAGTATCTGCCATCGGCGAGCGGGGTAGTGGTCCCGTCCGGTGATGACAGTGCCGTCTTGCCGGTTCCTGATGGCCGGGTTGCGGTTTCCACGGACATGCTGGTTGAAGATGTGCATTTTCGGCGCGGCTGGTCCAGTGGCGAGGATGTCGGTTGGCGAGCGGCGATGCAGAATCTTGCCGACGCGGTGGCGATGGGTGCTGTGCCGATCTCCCTAGTCGTTTCTCTCGAACTGCCCGGAGACTTACCGGTGGTATGGGTCGAAGGCTTGGCCCGGGGCATGGCTGCCGCCTGTGCGCTGTGTGGCACCGGTGTCGACGGCGGGGATCTGGTGGGCGGTAACAAGGTTGCGATATCGGTGACCGTGCTAGGCGCACTGGAAGGGCGTGACCCGGTTCTTCGCTCCGCGGCTCGTTCCGGCGAACCGTTGATCCACGCGGGGGTGCTTGGCCGGGCGGCCGCTGGGATGGCCTTGTTGGGACATGGCTACGCGCGTCGGCGGGCGGCGTTTCTGGATGAAGAAAGCCTTGCCATCGACGACTTTCTACGCCCGAAGCCGCCCCTGCGGCAGGCATTGGCTGCGTGCCGCGATGGGGCCATCGGTGCCTTCATGGACGTATCGGATGGATTACTGCGTGACGCGCGGCGTATGGCGCAGGCGTCCGGTGTGTGGCTTGATATCGAATCAACGCGGTTGGCGGACTCCATACATCCGCTGATTGGAATCGGACGGCGAATGGGAATGGCCGATCCGTGGCAGTGGGCGTTGGAGACTGCCCTCAGCGGGGGAGAGGATCACGGGTTCCTCGGGACTTTGCGGGTGCACGCCGAGCGGGCATGGGGGCTGAACACGCCGACCTTGCCAGATGGTTTTACCCGCATTGGCACGGTGCGAGAGGCACACGACGGCGGCCTGGTGACCGTTGACGGGCGAGAGATTGCTCTTACCGGGGGCTGGGACCACTTTGGTGGTGCATGA